One genomic window of Cottoperca gobio chromosome 10, fCotGob3.1, whole genome shotgun sequence includes the following:
- the LOC115014439 gene encoding uncharacterized protein LOC115014439, producing the protein MVTQCNLCVAILAIVATAVAYADIKVVCGKGSINITWKISAELVPHASRLFLGNCKASRLTFLPSGEGAVQFNNKLTDCKFKRVTKGKRLIYRNELTFRSHQRSKPATLVYPIECVYKRPAGWVPSFLNPGSGISEGKSGLEFHMALLNDQLTGVAKTNVIPLGSFMPIWAAVEQKSHQPLLLLIEECVAATTQELQPGSQVYPIIGNKGCLLESTRGKSVFLPRYHSSSVVVFLQSFKFGLGEEVYIHCKLVAWDPEVLDEGKKACHYVKENERWELLDDPSQSAICSCCSSTCLSRSKRGVELEPHGFTPNSVLGPLIIMDLSHPNAHNASVMSVTGADSQEAQTSQIETP; encoded by the exons ATGGTGACTCAATGCAACCTCTGTGTGGCAATCCTCGCTATTGTTGCAACAGCTGTTGCTTATGCAG ATATCAAAGTAGTCTGTGGGAAAGGCTCAATAAATATCACGTGGAAGATCAGTGCAGAGTTGGTGCCACATGCATCTCGGCTCTTCCTTGGAAACTGCAAGGCCTCTCGGTTGACTTTTCTGCCCAGTGGAGAAGGAGCAGTACAGTTCAACAACAAGTTAACTGACTGCAAATTTAAGAGAGTG ACGAAAGGGAAACGTCTCATCTACCGAAATGAACTAACTTTCAGGTCACACCAGAGGTCAAAGCCTGCTACTCTTGTGTATCCCATCGAGTGTGTTTATAAAAG ACCTGCAGGGTGGGTTCCTTCTTTCCTGAACCCTGGGTCTGGTATTTCTGAAGGCAAAAGTGGGCTAGAGTTCCACATGGCACTCCTCAATG ATCAATTAACAGGTGTAGCAAAGACAAATGTCATCCCCCTGGGCTCGTTCATGCCAATATGGGCGGCGGTCGAGCAGAAGTCCCATCAGCCCTTGCTGCTGCTCATAGAGGAATGTGTGGCAGCCACTACGCAAGAGCTGCAGCCCGGCAGCCAGGTTTACCCCATCATTGGCAATAAGGG GTGTCTTTTGGAAAGCACGAGGGGGAAATCTGTGTTCCTCCCTAGGTACCACTCGTCTTCAGTCGTCGTCTTCCTGCAGTCCTTCAAGTTTGGTCTcggagaggag GTGTACATTCACTGTAAACTGGTTGCATGGGATCCTGAAGTTCTTGATGAAGGCAAGAAGGCCTGCCACTACGTAAAGGAAAATGAGAG ATGGGAACTACTGGACGACCCCTCCCAGAGCGCCATCTGCAGCTGCTGTTCTTCAACCTGCTTGTCCCGCTCCAAAAGAGGAGTTGAACTCG AACCCCACGGCTTCACTCCCAATTCAGTGTTGGGACCCCTTATCATAATGGATTTGTCTCACCCAAACGCCCACAATGCATCGGTGATGTCTGTTACTGGAGCTGACTCTCAG GAAGCCCAGACTTCACAGATTGAGACTCCATGA
- the LOC115014438 gene encoding zona pellucida sperm-binding protein 3-like — MVTQCNLCVAILAIVATAVAYADIKVVCGKGSINITWKISAELVPHASRLFLGNCKASRLTVLPSGEGAVQFKNQLTDCKFKRVTKGKRLIYRNELTFRPHQRSKPATLVYPIECVYKRPEGWVPSSQNPGSSISEGKGGLEFHMILLNDQLTGVAKTNVIPLGSFMPIWAAVEQKSHQPLLLLIEECVAATTQELQPGSQVYPIIGNKGCLLESTRGRSVFLPRYHSSSIVVYLQSFKFGLGEEVYIHCKLVAWDPEVLDEGKKACHYVKENERWELLDDPSQSSICSCCSSTCLSRTKRGVELEPHGFTPNSVLGPLIIMDLSHPNAHNASVMSVTGADSQEAQTSQIETP; from the exons ATGGTGACTCAATGCAACCTCTGTGTGGCAATCCTCGCTATTGTTGCAACAGCTGTTGCTTATGCAG ATATCAAAGTAGTCTGTGGGAAAGGCTCAATAAATATCACGTGGAAGATCAGTGCAGAGTTGGTGCCACATGCATCTCGGCTCTTCCTTGGAAACTGCAAGGCCTCTCGGTTGACTGTTCTGCCCAGTGGAGAAGGAGCAGTACAGTTCAAAAACCAGTTAACTGACTGCAAATTTAAGAGAGTG ACGAAAGGGAAACGTCTCATCTACCGAAATGAACTAACTTTCAGGCCACACCAGAGGTCAAAGCCTGCTACTCTTGTGTATCCCATCGAATGTGTTTATAAAAG ACCTGAAGGGTGGGTTCCTTCTTCCCAGAACCCTGGGTCTAGTATTTCTGAAGGCAAAGGCGGGCTAGAGTTCCACATGATACTCCTCAATG ATCAATTAACAGGTGTAGCAAAGACAAATGTCATCCCCCTGGGCTCGTTCATGCCAATATGGGCGGCGGTCGAGCAGAAGTCCCATCAGCCCTTGCTGCTGCTCATAGAGGAATGTGTGGCAGCCACTACGCAAGAGCTGCAGCCCGGCAGCCAGGTTTACCCCATCATTGGCAATAAGGG GTGTCTTTTGGAAAGCACAAGGGGGAGATCTGTGTTCCTCCCTAGGTACCACTCATCTTCAATCGTTGTCTACCTGCAGTCCTTCAAGTTTGGTCTcggagaggag GTGTACATTCACTGTAAACTGGTTGCATGGGATCCTGAAGTTCTTGATGAAGGCAAGAAGGCCTGCCACTACGTAAAGGAAAATGAGAG ATGGGAACTACTGGACGACCCTTCCCAGAGCTCCATCTGCAGCTGCTGTTCTTCAACCTGCTTGTCCCGCACCAAAAGAGGAGTTGAACTCG AACCCCACGGCTTCACTCCCAATTCAGTGTTGGGACCCCTTATCATAATGGATTTGTCTCACCCAAACGCCCACAATGCATCGGTGATGTCTGTTACTGGAGCTGACTCTCAG GAAGCCCAGACTTCACAGATTGAGACTCCATGA